Proteins co-encoded in one Medicago truncatula cultivar Jemalong A17 chromosome 8, MtrunA17r5.0-ANR, whole genome shotgun sequence genomic window:
- the LOC112420925 gene encoding protein MAINTENANCE OF MERISTEMS-like, with translation MADGYAWMRNYSWGAMTLAYLYGELADACRPGHRAFGGSVTLLTAWFLAHFPGFFSVDLNTDYLENYPVAARWKLQKGHGEGITYRSLLDRIQLDDVCWRPYEEHREIQDFEEVFWYSGWIMCGVRRVYRHLPERVLRQYGYVQTIPRHPTDVRDLPPPSILQMLL, from the exons ATGGCGGACGGGTACGCAtggatgcgtaattattcctggggagCTATGACCCTCGCCTACCTATACGGCGAGTTGGCGGATGCATGTAGGCCTGGACACAGGGCGTTTGGggggagcgtgacactgctgact gcatggtttttggcgcattttccagGGTTTTTTAGTGTTGATCTCAACACTGACTACCTGGAAAACTATCCGGTtgcagcgaggtggaagctccagaagggtcatggggaggggatcacgtatcggtcactgctcgatcgtatacagttagatgatgtatgctggaggccgtacgaggagcacagagagatccaggacttcgaggaggttttctggtattctggatggattatgtgcggcgtccgtagggtgtaccgtcacttgcccgagagggttttgaggcagtacggatacgtgCAGACCATCCCCAGACATCCGACTGATGTTAGGGACCTCCCACCGCCTTCCATACTGCAGAT